TCCGACACATACAGGAGAATTGCTTCCTACTACCGGAGCAGCAGGAGTTTGATTAATCGTAACACAAGTGATTGCTGCGGGACTTGCGCATCCATTGGTAGTTGCAGTTACAGAATAACATCCAGCACTGGCGGTGGTAACACTTCCGATAGTTGGATTTTGTGAAGAGGAAGTAAAACTATTCGGACCGCTCCATGAATAGGTTGTTCCCGTGCTGCTTGCGGTGAGTGATAATGTTTGTCCTGAGCATATCGGACTGTTGCTTCCTGATATGGGAGTTGAAGGAGTTTGATTGATAACGATGGTTTGCGTTGCAGCAGAGGTACAACCTGTTGTTGAGTTTGTAGTGGTTAAGGTAACACTCTTTGTTCCTGAAGTAGTATAGAGTACACCGGATGGATTTTGAACTGTTGCAGTTGCAGGAACAGAACCGCTGCCAAAAGCCCAGGACCAGCTTACACCTGAAGAAGTTCCTGTATTAGTAAAATCAACAGGAGCGCCTGTGCAACCCGGAGTTGTGCTCGAAAAACTAACAGAAGGAGTTGGATTTACTGTAATCATTACTAATGCCATTGCCGTACAGCCATTAGCATCGGTAGCAGTTAATGTATAGGTGGTGGTTATTGTTGGCGATGCACCTGTTGAATTGCAAGTGGTGCAACCGATACCTGCTGATGGAGACCAATTATAATTATAAGGAGAAACTCCCCCGCCTGCTGTGCCGCTGATGGAAGCGCCTTGACTGGAACAAATAGTCACATTGCCGCTGTTAGATACCGAAAGAAAGCCGGGCTGAGTAATAATAACAGTTGCCGGTGCCGTGCATCCGTTTGCATCGGTAATAAGAACAGAATAAGTTCCTGCAGTGAGATTTGATGCAGTTGCACCTGCCTGTGCAGGGCTTGTACTCCATAAATAAGTATAAGGAGAAGTGCCTCCTGATGGATTTGCAGTAGCTGAACCATTGCTGCCGCCATTGCAGGAAACACTGTTCGTGTTTGTAGTAATTGAAAGTGCCGATGGCTGAGTGATGGTAACACTTGCAGTTGCAGTGCAGCCGTATGTATCAGAAACAGAAACATAATAATTGTCTGCGATAAGTCCTGTTGCCGTTGGAGTAGTTTGGTTGGTTGGATTCCAGAAATAATTAATAGGAGAAGTACCTCCTGTTGCTGTTGCAGTGGCAGAACCATTATTGCCTCCATAGCAGGAAACATTTGTATGAGAAGGAACAGAAACGCCAAGAACCGGAGGCTGAGTGATGGTAACAGTTGCCGTTGCCGTGCAGCTATTTGCATCGGTAACGAGAACTGAATAATTAGTTGCGGTAAGACCTGTTGCTGTTGGACCTGACTGCGCAGGAGTTGTATTCCACGTATAAGTATAAGGAGAAGTTCCTCCACTCACTACTGATACTGTTGCAGAACCATTACTGCCTCCATAGCAGGAAACATTGGTGGTGAGGGCGGTGTTAATAGTTACAGTTAGATTACAAAGAACAGTACAATTTAAGAATGCAGATACACTATTTGAATTTTGATTTGCCACCGCCCAATCAGGTTTTCCATCTCCGTTAAAATCTGCGTTAGTGATTCCATTTGGATAGTTAGCCGCAGAAAAGTTGCTGGCAGTTTGAAAGGTGCCGTCTCCATTTCCGAGAAATAGGGATACACTGCTTGTAGTGCCATCATAATTGGATGTTGCAATATCTAATTTTCCATCTCTGTTAAAATCTCCGCTGCATAATGCATCCGGATTACTGTTTGCAGCAAAGATGGAAGAAGCTCCAAAGGTGCCATCGCCATTACCGAGTAATATCCCAACATAGGGGCTTTGTCTGGTCGTTGCCAAATCTAATTTTCCATCTCCGTTAAAGTCAGCATTAATCATACGAAGAGGACTTCCGCCAGCCGAATAGGTGTTTGAACCGGTAAAGGCGCCCGTTCCATCGCCAATCTTTATAAAAATATTGTTTGTTGAAATATTACCCATTGCTAAATCCACTTTTCCATCTCCGTTAAAATCTCCGCTGGTGATTGAGTGAGTGCCCCCTCCGCCAGCCGCATAGTCAAGTTGAGCTCCAAAACCACCTGCTCCGTTGCCTAACCGTCTGGACACACCCTGAGTATTATCGTTTGCAGTTGCAAAATCGGCATTGCAATCTCCATTAAAATCCGCTATGGTAATATCATAAGGCAAATTAGCCACTCCTTGATTGGAGGAAGCTTGAAAGGTGCCGTCTCCGTTCCCTAACCGAATATACACCGCTTGCGTACTATTATTAACAGTCGCCACATCCGGTATTCCATCTCCATTAAAATCCGCGATGGCGAGTGATACACAGTTTGTCCCCATGCTGTAACTGGTATAAGCGCTAAAACCACCTGCACCGTTTCCCAGTAAAATGGATAAATTACCACTATTACTTGCTGTAGCTATATCTGCATTCCCATCTAAATTAAAATCCGCACTGGCGACTGAATTAGGACCCGTGCTTACTGGAGAATTTGAGGAAACTGTCATGCAAATTGTAGGAGAAAGAATAGCAGGAGGAGTGAATTCCCAGAAATCCTTTTTGTAACCACAAGCATCGCTTCCTGTTCCTATATATCCTTTTGTGCCAATGGAAAAGCCCGTAGCATAATTTCTTGCGGTTCCGCCAAAAGCAGCTTTTGATGTCCACGTATTGCTTACCTGATCCCATTCCCAGAAATCTCTCTTATTACCAGTAATATCATATCCCGTTCCAACATAGCCTTTTGTACCGATCGAAAACCCTACAGCCATTCTTCTTGCTGTTCCTCCAAAGTTTGCCATTTGCGTCCATGTGTTTGTGCTTTGATCCCATTCCCAAAAATCCTGATAGTGTGTGGCATCAAATCCGGTTCCGATATAACCTTTTGTACCTATGGAAAACCCGACCGCCATATTCCTTGCAGCGCCACCAAAAGGAGCCTTTTGTGTCCATGTATCTGTGGCAGGATCGTACTCCTGTAAATTAGTAATTTGTACGAAGGATTGATTATGCCCCGTTCCTATGTAACCCTTGGTGCCTATGGAAAATCCGACAGCGCCATTTACTCCTACCGGAACATTTGCTTTCTGTACCCATGTATTAGTGGACTGGTCCCATTGATAAAAATTCTGACACTCTTGTTGTGGCGGTGCGCCCGCATCTCCTGTTCCAATATAGCCCTTGGTTCCTATGGAAAATCCCACTCCTCCTTGGGTGACAAATCCTCCCGGCAAAGTGGCTTTCTGTGTCCAGCTGTTGCTCGGCTGATCCCATTCCCAAAGATCTCCGTATTTTGTTGAACCATCTTGTCCTGTTCCAAAATATCCTTTTGTGCCGATGGAAAAACTCACAGCACCAGCTCTTGCCGTTCCTCCAAAATTTTCTTT
This sequence is a window from Bacteroidota bacterium. Protein-coding genes within it:
- a CDS encoding VCBS repeat-containing protein, whose product is MKKNLLPVFVFTSAILLLTSYLSFSQTWTQKENFGGTARAGAVSFSIGTKGYFGTGQDGSTKYGDLWEWDQPSNSWTQKATLPGGFVTQGGVGFSIGTKGYIGTGDAGAPPQQECQNFYQWDQSTNTWVQKANVPVGVNGAVGFSIGTKGYIGTGHNQSFVQITNLQEYDPATDTWTQKAPFGGAARNMAVGFSIGTKGYIGTGFDATHYQDFWEWDQSTNTWTQMANFGGTARRMAVGFSIGTKGYVGTGYDITGNKRDFWEWDQVSNTWTSKAAFGGTARNYATGFSIGTKGYIGTGSDACGYKKDFWEFTPPAILSPTICMTVSSNSPVSTGPNSVASADFNLDGNADIATASNSGNLSILLGNGAGGFSAYTSYSMGTNCVSLAIADFNGDGIPDVATVNNSTQAVYIRLGNGDGTFQASSNQGVANLPYDITIADFNGDCNADFATANDNTQGVSRRLGNGAGGFGAQLDYAAGGGGTHSITSGDFNGDGKVDLAMGNISTNNIFIKIGDGTGAFTGSNTYSAGGSPLRMINADFNGDGKLDLATTRQSPYVGILLGNGDGTFGASSIFAANSNPDALCSGDFNRDGKLDIATSNYDGTTSSVSLFLGNGDGTFQTASNFSAANYPNGITNADFNGDGKPDWAVANQNSNSVSAFLNCTVLCNLTVTINTALTTNVSCYGGSNGSATVSVVSGGTSPYTYTWNTTPAQSGPTATGLTATNYSVLVTDANSCTATATVTITQPPVLGVSVPSHTNVSCYGGNNGSATATATGGTSPINYFWNPTNQTTPTATGLIADNYYVSVSDTYGCTATASVTITQPSALSITTNTNSVSCNGGSNGSATANPSGGTSPYTYLWSTSPAQAGATASNLTAGTYSVLITDANGCTAPATVIITQPGFLSVSNSGNVTICSSQGASISGTAGGGVSPYNYNWSPSAGIGCTTCNSTGASPTITTTYTLTATDANGCTAMALVMITVNPTPSVSFSSTTPGCTGAPVDFTNTGTSSGVSWSWAFGSGSVPATATVQNPSGVLYTTSGTKSVTLTTTNSTTGCTSAATQTIVINQTPSTPISGSNSPICSGQTLSLTASSTGTTYSWSGPNSFTSSSQNPTIGSVTTASAGCYSVTATTNGCASPAAITCVTINQTPAAPVVGSNSPVCVGNDISLTASGSGVSYSWTGPGGFTSTSQNPVITPATTSNSGTYSVTASNNGCTSSVGTTSVTVNPTPSAPTASSNSPVNAGNTLSLSASTIASATYSWSGNTFSSSLQNPTIASVTTSNAGCYTVTATVNGCTSSAAITCVTVITISITTSTQSVSCNGGNDGGAAVTNVTGGASPYTYLWNPTGETDQAIFNLSAGIYTVTVTDAIGSSAIATVNVTQPSPITVITGGQVNVSCFGGSNGKVSAIAGGGTSPYSYSWNSFPVQTTATASNLSAGNYTVTVSDANGCTGTKTVAITQPVALTVSMTITNTNCGSTNGIATANVSGGTAAYSYLWSNAATTSQISNLASQTYSVTVTDSKGCMVNSSATIGIIPSNFSLAFSGTPQNGPAPLNVTFSNTTPSMSSYNFTWYWGDGNNVSNNNATVFYTYNFSGTYNVALIAASIANGCTDTLVKAPYINVTGAGCTHNATVTPSAPVNACVGDTVILTAGTNAVAPFTYQWNIGAVAISGENNSTIAVTQSGYYSVTIIKNNCPVTSSAVQVNFTTHPQQPVITSAGNIVPCVGGSSTLTSSSISGVTYSWNTTPVQTTQSIIVNSSGNYVVTVTNSAGCSTSAAPFTVNASLVQVPICLVTVDSISQNNIIVWEKQLNQPIDSFIVFREIATNNYQPIGAVLYDSLSLFIDTVRTKYFPNTGDPNSGTYRYKIAVRDTCGNYSPLSPYHNTIYIINNSGTFFWSQLYTIENASNPVTTYDLLRDDNSTGVWNVINSVAGTQQTVTDPNYATYQSTASWRVKTQWGISCTASIKNPVSMATNLNSSRSNVYKVNNPISVNEAVNNFYVNIYPNPNSGIFTLDLRNNISGSAIIKVYNVLGEEVKQINCLGCKSKTTIDLSKQSKGVYYLQISTNDKVITKKIIIE